A single region of the Funiculus sociatus GB2-C1 genome encodes:
- a CDS encoding fasciclin domain-containing protein, whose protein sequence is MADIVDIAVSADSFKTLVTAVQAAGLVDTLKSPGPFTVFAPNDDAFAKLPPGTIQTLVQNIPQLTRILTYHVVPGKLMKADLAKLNSVTSVEGSPIRIDCSDGFEVKNATVLAADIEADNGVIHVIDTVILMG, encoded by the coding sequence ATGGCTGACATTGTTGATATTGCAGTTAGCGCCGATTCTTTCAAAACCCTAGTAACGGCTGTCCAAGCTGCCGGGTTGGTAGACACGCTGAAAAGCCCTGGCCCTTTCACTGTCTTTGCACCCAATGACGATGCTTTTGCTAAGCTGCCACCGGGAACTATACAAACCCTAGTACAAAATATTCCCCAGTTAACCAGGATTCTCACCTATCATGTCGTCCCCGGCAAGTTAATGAAGGCGGATTTAGCGAAACTTAATTCTGTCACCTCAGTTGAAGGTTCACCCATCAGGATTGATTGCTCTGATGGTTTTGAGGTAAAAAATGCCACAGTTCTAGCAGCAGATATTGAAGCTGATAACGGTGTCATTCACGTTATTGATACCGTGATTCTCATGGGTTAA
- a CDS encoding MBL fold metallo-hydrolase — MEISPSSEFVVQFWGVRGSIPSPGKDTVRYGGNTSCVEMRVGGKRLIFDGGTGLRMLSKDLLKAKSVEAYMFFTHYHWDHIQGVPFFAPAYLEGNCFHIHGAVPPDADSMKQHFCDRVLHSNSPVPLQELAADLKFYELVCGDTFKVDDITIETAPLNHPNGAMGYRVTWQGHTVFYCTDTEHLPDRPDENVLHLAREADVLIYDAMYTDEEYHNPKSPKVGWGHSTWQEGVKVAEAAGVKRLAIFHHEPNHSDDFLDQIETQVQEVSPGGFLAREGMIVQVN, encoded by the coding sequence ATGGAAATCAGCCCTTCTTCAGAGTTTGTGGTTCAGTTTTGGGGTGTGCGAGGCAGTATCCCCTCCCCTGGAAAAGATACAGTTCGCTACGGTGGTAATACCTCCTGCGTGGAAATGCGCGTTGGCGGGAAACGCTTGATTTTTGATGGCGGCACCGGATTAAGAATGCTCTCCAAAGATTTGCTCAAAGCTAAGTCGGTGGAAGCTTATATGTTTTTTACACATTACCACTGGGATCATATTCAAGGAGTGCCGTTTTTTGCTCCCGCCTATCTAGAAGGCAATTGCTTCCACATTCACGGAGCAGTCCCACCGGATGCAGACTCAATGAAACAGCATTTCTGCGATCGCGTACTACACTCAAATTCTCCAGTCCCGCTCCAAGAGTTAGCGGCTGACCTGAAGTTCTACGAATTGGTCTGTGGCGATACCTTCAAGGTGGATGATATCACGATTGAGACTGCCCCACTCAATCATCCCAACGGGGCGATGGGATATCGAGTGACGTGGCAGGGACACACAGTTTTCTACTGCACGGATACGGAACATTTGCCGGATCGCCCAGATGAAAATGTGCTGCACCTAGCCCGTGAAGCCGATGTCTTGATTTACGATGCGATGTACACCGACGAGGAATATCACAACCCCAAATCTCCGAAAGTCGGCTGGGGACACTCCACCTGGCAAGAAGGAGTGAAAGTAGCCGAGGCTGCTGGTGTCAAGCGTCTCGCTATCTTTCACCACGAACCCAACCACAGCGATGACTTTCTAGATCAGATTGAAACGCAAGTCCAAGAAGTCTCTCCAGGTGGGTTTCTGGCGCGTGAAGGGATGATTGTGCAAGTAAATTAA
- a CDS encoding phycobiliprotein lyase, whose protein sequence is MTSLIQFTQTAEESLIAAFFRESEGNWRSERRYYTLPDGETKEMVSMIAIRFLEQGCPELVRLGKMHEMEDPRAMICGSYVEWNSTNSVTGRKESKGSTIFGALGKILYRDRGFATPKPVTAQYSFTNPKTLCLRTEYNGSVFEEELKLIGDNYRTRQTIISRAGEQQMIGQYLEKRI, encoded by the coding sequence GTGACATCACTGATACAATTTACCCAAACAGCCGAGGAATCCCTAATCGCAGCCTTTTTTCGGGAATCCGAAGGGAACTGGCGTTCTGAACGACGCTACTACACGCTACCGGATGGAGAAACTAAAGAGATGGTAAGTATGATCGCCATCCGGTTTTTGGAACAAGGTTGTCCCGAACTCGTGCGTTTAGGAAAAATGCACGAAATGGAAGATCCAAGGGCAATGATTTGCGGTTCTTACGTTGAATGGAACAGTACAAACTCAGTGACAGGCCGCAAAGAATCTAAGGGTTCAACAATATTTGGTGCTTTGGGAAAAATATTGTATCGCGATCGCGGCTTTGCCACCCCCAAGCCAGTGACAGCCCAGTATTCCTTTACTAATCCTAAAACTTTATGCTTGCGGACTGAGTACAACGGCTCTGTGTTTGAAGAAGAGTTAAAACTGATTGGTGACAATTACCGCACCCGCCAAACCATCATTTCTCGTGCTGGCGAACAGCAGATGATTGGTCAGTATCTGGAAAAACGGATTTAA
- a CDS encoding carbon dioxide-concentrating mechanism protein CcmK, with protein sequence MPQAVGTIETLGFPAVLAAADAMVKAGSVTLVYYGLAEKGNFIVSIRGRVSEVNIAVAAGIQAAKKVYGGEVITHYIIPNPTENIETVMPINFSSKVEQFRML encoded by the coding sequence ATGCCCCAGGCCGTGGGAACGATTGAAACATTGGGTTTTCCCGCTGTACTAGCAGCCGCAGACGCAATGGTTAAAGCTGGCTCAGTCACGCTAGTTTATTATGGACTCGCGGAAAAAGGTAACTTTATAGTTTCCATCCGGGGAAGAGTATCCGAGGTAAATATCGCCGTCGCAGCTGGAATTCAAGCAGCGAAAAAAGTCTACGGCGGCGAAGTTATCACCCACTACATCATTCCCAATCCGACTGAAAACATCGAAACTGTTATGCCCATCAACTTTTCGTCGAAAGTTGAACAGTTCCGTATGTTGTAG
- the aroC gene encoding chorismate synthase has translation MGNTFGHLFRITTFGESHGGGVGVVVDGCPPQLEISAEEIQVELDRRRPGQSKIVTPRKEADTCEILSGVFEGKTLGTPIAMLVRNKDTRSQDYDEMAQTYRPSHADATYDAKYGIRNWQGGGRSSARETIGRVAAGAIAKKILKTVAGVEIIGYVKRIQDLEGVIDPNNVTLEQVESNIVRCPDAECAERMIEKIEQVGRVGDSIGGVVECVARHLPKGLGSPVFDKLEADLAKGVMSLPASKGFEIGSGFAGTLLTGSEHNDEFSIAENGEIRTTTNRSGGIQGGISNGEDIILRVAFKPTATIRKEQRTVTRDRVETRLAAKGRHDPCVLPRAVPMVEAMVALVLCDHLLRHQGQCGTLKP, from the coding sequence ATGGGCAACACTTTTGGTCATCTATTTCGGATTACCACCTTTGGCGAATCCCACGGCGGCGGTGTCGGGGTTGTTGTTGATGGGTGTCCACCGCAACTGGAAATTTCCGCTGAAGAAATCCAAGTAGAATTAGATCGGCGGCGACCGGGGCAAAGTAAGATCGTCACACCCCGCAAAGAAGCCGACACCTGCGAAATTCTCTCTGGCGTGTTTGAAGGGAAAACGCTGGGAACGCCGATTGCCATGTTGGTGAGAAACAAGGACACTCGCTCCCAGGATTATGATGAGATGGCGCAAACCTATCGCCCCTCTCATGCCGATGCTACCTACGATGCTAAATATGGGATTCGCAACTGGCAGGGTGGCGGCAGATCCTCGGCGCGTGAGACAATTGGAAGAGTAGCAGCAGGCGCGATCGCTAAAAAAATCCTTAAAACAGTCGCCGGAGTCGAAATTATCGGTTACGTTAAGCGCATCCAAGACTTGGAGGGTGTCATCGATCCCAACAACGTTACCCTAGAACAAGTAGAAAGTAACATTGTCCGCTGTCCTGATGCAGAATGTGCCGAACGAATGATCGAAAAAATTGAGCAGGTGGGGCGTGTTGGCGACTCCATTGGCGGCGTTGTTGAATGTGTTGCCCGTCATCTACCCAAAGGGCTAGGTTCTCCAGTATTTGATAAACTAGAAGCAGACCTGGCTAAGGGTGTCATGTCCTTACCCGCAAGTAAAGGATTTGAAATAGGATCGGGTTTTGCCGGGACATTGCTGACTGGCAGCGAACATAATGATGAGTTCTCTATCGCGGAAAACGGGGAAATTCGTACTACTACGAATCGCTCCGGCGGAATCCAGGGGGGCATCTCTAACGGAGAGGATATCATTCTCCGAGTGGCGTTCAAACCAACAGCGACGATTCGCAAAGAACAGCGCACCGTGACCCGCGATCGCGTTGAGACTAGGCTAGCAGCTAAGGGGCGGCACGATCCTTGCGTTTTGCCCAGAGCGGTGCCTATGGTTGAAGCAATGGTCGCTTTAGTGCTGTGCGATCATCTGCTGCGCCATCAGGGTCAGTGCGGTACTTTAAAGCCTTGA
- a CDS encoding SH3 domain-containing protein gives MKFYNIIIICAIAMGAIAGSTLATIGYRNSHSPLPTADILPSPTPTTENPTPPDTVVSPSPSAPSTTEPNVPTTEPSVIKNNQPDKSTFFQFRLRLVDTVNRRDANFIRSLVTPETEWDYGGTLNLDSYNIDDKNSEFWAYMDKAVGLDCAIDNQAKVANKELGSDVWICPDVKKALKSIKPDKPNVGQLAILGQDVNVRSEPGAGGKIVGVVSHEFVAFDGNTFNSLPEGMQKAVKEKVVDGWTPVKLQNGQQGWILNRYVYDQETDYRVSFVRTKGQWRLRYFLPGNGN, from the coding sequence ATGAAGTTTTATAACATTATAATAATATGTGCGATCGCAATGGGCGCGATCGCTGGTTCTACTTTAGCAACAATTGGCTATCGCAACAGCCACTCACCTCTACCAACAGCTGACATTCTACCTTCCCCAACACCGACAACCGAGAATCCCACGCCGCCAGATACAGTCGTCTCTCCTTCACCGTCTGCACCGTCAACCACAGAACCAAATGTACCAACCACAGAACCAAGTGTAATTAAAAATAATCAACCTGACAAAAGTACATTTTTCCAATTTCGCCTGCGTCTTGTAGATACCGTTAATCGGCGGGATGCTAACTTTATTCGCTCCCTTGTAACACCAGAAACTGAATGGGACTATGGCGGTACGCTAAACTTAGATTCTTACAATATTGACGACAAAAACTCTGAGTTTTGGGCGTACATGGATAAGGCAGTCGGTTTAGATTGTGCCATCGACAATCAGGCTAAAGTTGCCAACAAAGAACTAGGTTCTGACGTTTGGATTTGTCCAGATGTCAAAAAAGCGCTGAAGTCTATTAAACCAGATAAACCCAATGTCGGGCAACTAGCAATACTAGGACAAGACGTTAATGTTCGTTCTGAGCCGGGAGCGGGTGGTAAAATTGTTGGGGTAGTGTCTCACGAATTTGTAGCATTTGACGGCAACACCTTTAACAGTTTGCCTGAGGGTATGCAGAAGGCAGTTAAAGAAAAGGTTGTCGATGGTTGGACACCAGTAAAGCTGCAAAATGGTCAGCAAGGCTGGATTCTCAATCGCTATGTCTACGATCAAGAAACAGATTACCGCGTTAGTTTTGTGCGTACAAAAGGACAATGGCGGTTGCGTTACTTCCTGCCTGGAAATGGCAATTAA